Proteins from a genomic interval of Kitasatospora herbaricolor:
- a CDS encoding TetR/AcrR family transcriptional regulator: MGERVVPEPERRRRRPTKQGTVLSAEAIVATALRLIGQHGSEALTVRRLGAALGSDPSSIYRYFRNTDDLLLAIADELISRAQHGWQASGDWQADLREIGRRIHHAYQRHPQTAMLAAYRTTGRAHEIRAVEVILGVLRRGGFPDAEAVRIYHAFVDQALAFAALDAAARALPSAARRADEDVWHRTYARLPADSHPHIAATAPLLVAEMRTSGYPAALELLLEAAAARLERPGGAAP, from the coding sequence ATGGGAGAACGCGTGGTTCCGGAGCCGGAGCGACGGCGCAGGCGCCCCACCAAACAGGGCACCGTGCTCTCCGCCGAGGCGATCGTCGCGACGGCGCTGAGGCTGATCGGGCAGCACGGCTCCGAGGCCCTGACCGTCCGCCGGCTGGGCGCCGCCCTCGGGTCCGATCCCAGCTCGATCTACCGCTACTTCCGCAACACCGACGACCTGCTGCTCGCCATCGCCGACGAACTGATCTCCCGTGCCCAGCACGGCTGGCAGGCGAGCGGGGACTGGCAGGCCGACCTGCGGGAGATCGGACGGCGGATCCACCACGCCTACCAGCGGCATCCGCAGACGGCCATGCTGGCGGCCTACCGCACCACCGGGCGGGCGCACGAGATCCGGGCCGTCGAGGTGATCCTCGGCGTGCTGCGACGCGGCGGCTTCCCCGACGCCGAGGCGGTACGGATCTACCACGCCTTCGTCGACCAGGCCCTGGCCTTCGCGGCCCTCGACGCGGCGGCGAGGGCCCTCCCGTCCGCCGCCCGGCGGGCCGACGAGGACGTGTGGCACCGGACGTACGCCCGGCTGCCCGCGGACAGCCACCCGCACATCGCCGCCACCGCGCCGCTGCTGGTGGCCGAGATGCGCACCTCCGGGTACCCGGCGGCGCTGGAGCTGCTGCTGGAGGCGGCCGCGGCGCGCCTGGAGCGGCCGGGCGGCGCCGCGCCGTGA
- a CDS encoding 3-oxoacyl-ACP reductase → MTERLDGRVAVITGAGSGIGLATARRFAAEGAKVVCVDIDAAAGKAAAEEVGGLFVQADVTDEDAVREMYERAVAEYGRLDIAFNNAGISPPDDDSILTTGLEAWKRVQDVNLTSVYLCCKYAIPHMQRQGKGSIINTASFVAVMGAATSQISYSASKGGVLAMSRELGVQFAREGIRVNALCPGPVNTPLLQELFAKDPERAARRLVHIPLGRFAEPDEIAAAVAFLASDDSSFMTANTFLVDGGISGAYVTPQ, encoded by the coding sequence ATGACCGAGCGACTCGACGGCCGGGTGGCCGTCATCACCGGCGCGGGCAGCGGGATCGGCCTCGCGACCGCCCGGCGGTTCGCCGCCGAAGGGGCCAAGGTGGTCTGCGTGGACATCGACGCGGCGGCCGGCAAGGCCGCCGCCGAGGAGGTCGGCGGCCTGTTCGTGCAGGCCGACGTGACCGACGAGGACGCGGTCCGCGAGATGTACGAGCGGGCCGTCGCCGAGTACGGCCGCCTCGACATCGCCTTCAACAACGCCGGCATCTCGCCGCCCGACGACGACTCCATCCTCACCACCGGCCTGGAGGCCTGGAAGCGGGTCCAGGACGTCAACCTGACCAGCGTCTACCTCTGCTGCAAGTACGCCATCCCGCACATGCAGCGCCAGGGCAAGGGCTCGATCATCAACACCGCCTCCTTCGTCGCGGTGATGGGCGCGGCCACCTCGCAGATCTCCTACAGCGCCTCCAAGGGCGGGGTGCTGGCGATGTCCCGCGAGCTGGGGGTGCAGTTCGCCCGGGAGGGGATCCGGGTCAACGCGCTCTGCCCGGGGCCGGTGAACACCCCGCTGCTGCAGGAGCTGTTCGCCAAGGACCCGGAGCGCGCCGCCCGCCGGCTCGTCCACATCCCGCTCGGCCGGTTCGCCGAGCCCGACGAGATCGCCGCCGCGGTGGCCTTCCTGGCCAGCGACGACTCCTCCTTCATGACCGCCAACACCTTCCTGGTGGACGGCGGCATCTCCGGTGCGTACGTGACCCCGCAGTAG
- a CDS encoding APC family permease: MANDGARAPQDDGGSARPGLRKSLGVVDGVVIAASSIAATSSVGIGLGLTAGVVGLHLPAVTLLAFLPVLGIASGYARLNRVEPNAGNAYTWVGGIFNPWLGFLTGWVNLVGGIVFMAYTTTVTGSALLQLLGEAGLHGLAGLTLDPDSTAQTTTVGLLVLLAATLVAVRGVGLAARLQKYLLVFEYLVLLGFCGYGLFAGDQPFSTAWYNPFAIPSLSALAQGMVLMVFCYWGFETVFSVGEEVRDPRDASRAGTLALVCVLAVFLLAGTAFQRVLPMDELVDNGAQGLTWFGHRLAQQPLAALPLIALTFSAVASLQAAVIPAARGNFAMGRDRTLGPVWTRLHPRYGTPAAGTLLIAGIAAAVALLCLVIPTVTDLIGAAVNSIGIVVAFYYALTGTAAAVRFRHLLREAPAQALRAVVAPLVSAVVLIVLGGYLAWTFWSSADHFELSADNGWFQLLGPVLMIGTGLPAAAWARWVRKSPYFTTGRGTDADVADLTPAPAA; the protein is encoded by the coding sequence ATGGCGAACGACGGGGCGAGAGCCCCGCAGGACGACGGAGGGTCCGCGCGGCCCGGTCTGCGCAAGTCACTCGGGGTCGTGGACGGCGTGGTGATCGCCGCCTCCAGCATCGCGGCCACCTCCAGCGTCGGGATCGGCCTCGGCCTGACCGCCGGTGTCGTCGGCCTGCACCTGCCCGCCGTCACCCTGCTCGCCTTCCTGCCGGTGCTCGGCATCGCGAGCGGCTACGCCCGGCTGAACCGGGTGGAGCCGAACGCCGGCAACGCCTACACCTGGGTCGGCGGCATCTTCAACCCCTGGCTCGGGTTCCTCACCGGCTGGGTGAACCTGGTCGGCGGCATCGTCTTCATGGCCTACACCACCACGGTCACCGGCTCGGCGCTGCTCCAACTCCTCGGCGAGGCGGGCCTGCACGGCCTGGCCGGGCTCACCCTGGACCCGGACTCCACCGCCCAGACCACCACGGTCGGCCTGCTGGTCCTGCTGGCCGCCACCCTGGTCGCCGTCCGGGGCGTGGGCCTGGCCGCCCGGCTGCAGAAGTACCTGCTCGTCTTCGAGTACCTGGTGCTGCTCGGCTTCTGCGGGTACGGGCTGTTCGCCGGCGACCAGCCCTTCTCAACGGCCTGGTACAACCCGTTCGCCATCCCCTCGCTCTCCGCGCTCGCCCAGGGCATGGTGCTGATGGTGTTCTGCTACTGGGGGTTCGAGACGGTCTTCAGCGTGGGGGAGGAGGTCCGCGATCCGCGGGACGCCTCCCGGGCCGGCACCCTGGCGCTGGTCTGCGTGCTGGCGGTGTTCCTGCTGGCCGGTACCGCCTTCCAACGCGTACTGCCGATGGACGAGTTGGTGGACAACGGGGCCCAGGGGCTGACCTGGTTCGGGCACCGGCTCGCCCAGCAGCCGCTCGCCGCACTGCCGTTGATCGCCCTGACCTTCTCGGCCGTGGCCTCGCTGCAGGCCGCCGTCATCCCCGCCGCGCGCGGCAACTTCGCGATGGGCCGCGACCGCACGCTCGGCCCGGTGTGGACCCGACTGCACCCGCGGTACGGGACCCCGGCGGCCGGCACCCTGCTGATCGCCGGCATCGCCGCCGCCGTCGCGCTGCTGTGCCTGGTCATCCCCACCGTGACGGACCTGATCGGCGCCGCGGTCAACTCGATCGGCATCGTCGTCGCCTTCTACTACGCCCTCACCGGCACCGCGGCCGCCGTGCGCTTCCGCCACCTGCTGCGCGAGGCCCCGGCGCAGGCCCTGCGGGCGGTGGTGGCGCCCCTGGTCAGCGCGGTCGTCCTGATCGTGCTCGGCGGCTACCTCGCCTGGACGTTCTGGTCCTCCGCCGACCACTTCGAACTCAGCGCCGACAACGGGTGGTTCCAGCTCCTCGGGCCGGTGCTGATGATCGGCACCGGGCTCCCGGCCGCCGCCTGGGCGCGCTGGGTCCGCAAGTCGCCCTACTTCACCACCGGCCGCGGCACGGACGCCGATGTCGCCGACCTGACCCCCGCCCCCGCGGCGTGA
- a CDS encoding amidohydrolase, whose amino-acid sequence MSTADHADLVLTGGPVHTGDPARTRATGLAVSGERITAVGHDEVKELIGPRTEVVDLRGRMLIPGFQDAHVHAVHGGVELGQCDLTGTTGRAEYRSRIAEYARAHPERAWITGGGWSLESFAGGLPTRRELDEVVADRPVHLLNRDHHGSWVNTRALELAGITRDTPDPADGRIEREPDGTPSGVLQEGATALVARFVPPTDAAERLAGLLRAQRLLHSLGVTGWQDALLGVFNGQPDPSDAYLAAARDGSLTARVAGALWWDRARGAEQIPELVQRRSELEQGRFRARSVKIMQDGITENFTAAMTGPYLDGCGCATANSGLSFVDPAALCEHVAALDALDFQVHFHALGDRAVREALDAVEAARRANGHRGTRHHLAHLQVVHPADVPRFARLGAIANIQPLWAAHEPQMDELTIPFLGPERAARQYPFGDLLRSGATLAAGSDWPVSSPDPLAGIHVAVNRTLPGSDHERVFLPEQRIDLATALAAYTAGSAHVNGLDDAGSLRPGNLADLVVLDRDVFLAPQAVAEARVERTYVGGRLVHEAS is encoded by the coding sequence ATGAGCACTGCCGACCACGCCGACCTGGTCCTCACCGGCGGCCCCGTCCACACCGGCGACCCGGCCCGCACCCGGGCCACCGGCCTGGCCGTGTCCGGCGAGCGGATCACCGCCGTCGGACACGACGAGGTGAAGGAGTTGATCGGCCCCAGGACCGAGGTCGTCGACCTGCGGGGGAGGATGCTGATCCCCGGATTCCAGGACGCGCATGTCCACGCCGTCCACGGCGGGGTCGAGCTGGGTCAGTGCGACCTCACCGGCACCACCGGCCGGGCGGAGTACCGGAGCCGGATCGCCGAGTACGCCCGGGCCCACCCCGAGCGGGCGTGGATCACCGGCGGAGGCTGGTCCCTGGAGAGCTTCGCGGGGGGCCTGCCGACCCGCCGGGAACTGGACGAGGTGGTCGCCGACCGGCCCGTCCACCTGCTCAACCGGGACCACCACGGCTCCTGGGTCAACACCCGCGCCCTGGAGCTGGCCGGGATCACCCGCGACACTCCCGACCCCGCCGACGGCCGGATCGAGCGCGAACCGGACGGCACCCCCAGCGGCGTGCTCCAGGAGGGCGCCACCGCCCTGGTCGCCCGGTTCGTCCCGCCGACCGACGCCGCCGAGCGGCTGGCGGGCCTGCTGCGGGCCCAGCGTCTGCTGCACTCGCTCGGCGTCACCGGCTGGCAGGACGCCCTGCTGGGCGTGTTCAACGGTCAGCCGGACCCGTCGGACGCCTACCTCGCGGCCGCCCGCGACGGCAGCCTGACCGCCCGGGTGGCCGGCGCGCTCTGGTGGGACCGCGCCCGCGGCGCCGAGCAGATTCCCGAACTGGTGCAGCGCCGGTCGGAGTTGGAGCAAGGGCGGTTCCGGGCCCGGTCGGTGAAGATCATGCAGGACGGGATCACCGAGAACTTCACCGCCGCGATGACCGGCCCCTACCTGGACGGCTGCGGCTGCGCGACCGCCAACAGCGGCCTGAGCTTCGTCGACCCGGCCGCCCTGTGCGAGCACGTCGCCGCCCTGGACGCGCTCGACTTCCAGGTGCACTTCCACGCGCTGGGCGACCGCGCCGTCCGCGAGGCCCTCGACGCCGTCGAGGCCGCCCGCCGGGCCAACGGTCACCGCGGCACCCGCCACCACCTGGCCCACCTCCAGGTCGTCCACCCCGCCGACGTCCCACGCTTCGCCCGGCTCGGCGCGATCGCCAACATCCAACCGCTCTGGGCGGCCCACGAACCGCAGATGGACGAGCTGACCATTCCCTTCCTGGGTCCTGAGCGCGCCGCCCGGCAGTACCCGTTCGGGGACCTGCTGCGCTCGGGCGCGACCCTGGCGGCCGGCAGCGACTGGCCGGTCAGCAGCCCCGACCCGCTCGCCGGGATCCATGTCGCCGTCAACCGCACCCTGCCGGGGAGCGACCACGAGCGGGTGTTCCTGCCCGAGCAGCGGATCGACCTCGCGACCGCCCTCGCCGCCTACACCGCCGGGTCCGCCCATGTGAACGGCCTGGACGACGCCGGCAGCCTGCGGCCGGGCAATCTCGCCGACCTGGTCGTGCTGGACCGGGACGTCTTCCTGGCGCCGCAGGCCGTCGCCGAGGCGCGGGTCGAACGCACCTATGTCGGCGGGCGGCTGGTGCACGAGGCCTCCTGA